One Carassius gibelio isolate Cgi1373 ecotype wild population from Czech Republic chromosome A20, carGib1.2-hapl.c, whole genome shotgun sequence DNA segment encodes these proteins:
- the LOC127938506 gene encoding trace amine-associated receptor 7a-like gives MKEDLMSLQSTSHMNLTTVNQSDVCQEYSCPERSVSFSVYVILYAAAAAVSLLSVCGNLLVIISVSHFKQLHTPANILILSLAVSDLLVGVFVMPFHLSWLIESCWISGPVMCSVFSFVTFQAPSVSVHTVALIAVDRFLALSSPFLYSEKISPTVTCIATIFNWLFSLIYNLTLLYINNFTGIMCPGECLYIIDKVSSLVDLIVIFLMPCTLIIILYSHVFVIAKKHATAIRALQIHNRTESSKNRVSDKSELKAALALGILVFVFLLCLLPFYILSLTNFLKDYSFSKVINSVLVLVYLNSSINPLLYALLYPWFKKSVKIILTLRVLNTDSSLMNVLSLNS, from the coding sequence ATGAAGGAAGACTTGATGTCTCTCCAGAGTACTTCACACATGAATCTTACAACAGTGAACCAAAGCGATGTCTGTCAGGAATATTCGTGTCCAGAGAGAtctgtttctttttctgtctATGTGATTCTGTATGCGGCTGCAGCAGCTGTGTCTCTTCTGTCCGTGTGTGGAAACCTGCTGGTCATCATCTCTGTTAGTCACTTCAAGCAGCTCCACACACCTGCGAACATCCTCATCCTCTCTTTGGCTGTGTCTGATCTTCTGGTGGGAGTTTTTGTGATGCCATTTCACTTATCTTGGCTTATTGAATCATGTTGGATTTCTGGCCCAGTGATgtgttcagttttcagttttgtgACTTTTCAGGCACCAAGTGTGTCTGTTCATACTGTGGCTCTGATAGCAGTTGATCGGTTTTTGGCTTTAAGCTCTCCTTTTCTTTACTCTGAGAAGATCTCACCCACTGTCACCTGCATAGCAACTATATTTAACTGGCTGTTTTCACTCATTTACAACTTGACTCTTCTTTACATTAATAACTTCACTGGTATCATGTGTCCAGGAGAATGTCTTTATATCATAGACAAGGTTTCATCCCTCGTTGACCTCATAGTTATATTTCTTATGCCTTGTAcactcattataatattatattctcATGTTTTTGTTATTGCTAAAAAACATGCAACTGCTATAAGAGCTCTTCAGATTCACAACAGAACAGAATCCTCCAAAAACAGAGTCAGTGACAAATCAGAGCTAAAAGCTGCATTAGCACTTGGGATTTTGGTCTTTGTGTTTCTCCTGTGTTTActtccattttatattttatctttaacAAATTTCTTAAAAGATTACTCATTTTCTAAAGTTATCAACAGTGTTTTGGTTCTCGTTTACCTTAATTCCTCCATCAATCCACTTCTCTATGCTCTGTTGTACCCTTGGTTTAAGAAAAGTGTAAAGATAATTCTTACTTTAAGAGTATTGAACACAGACTCCTCTCTGATGAATGTCCTTTCATTAAACtcttaa
- the LOC127938520 gene encoding trace amine-associated receptor 7e-like, whose protein sequence is MNLTAMNQSDVCQEYLCPERSVSFSVYVILYAAAAAVSLLTVCGNLLVIISVSHFKQLHTPANILILSLAVSDLLVGVFVMPFHLSWLIESCWISGPVMCSVFSFVTFQAPTVSVHTVALIAVDRFLALSSPFLYSEKISPTVTCIATLFNWLFSLLYNFTLLYVNNFTDVMCPGECIYIVDEVSSLVDLIVVFLMPCTLIIILYTHVFVIAKKHVTAIRALQIHNRTESSKNRVSDKSELKAALALGILVFVFLLCLLPYYIFSLTNFLKNDSFSNLINSVLVLFYLNSSINPLLYALLYPWFKKSVKIIITFKILNTDSSLMNVLSLNS, encoded by the coding sequence ATGAATCTTACAGCAATGAACCAAAGTGATGTCTGTCAGGAATATTTGTGTCCAGAGAGAtctgtttctttttctgtctATGTGATTCTGTATGCTGCTGCAGCAGCTGTGTCTCTTCTGACCGTGTGTGGAAACCTGCTGGTCATCATCTCTGTTAGTCACTTCAAGCAACTCCACACACCTGCGAACATCCTCATCCTCTCTTTGGCTGTGTCTGATCTTCTAGTTGGAGTTTTTGTGATGCCGTTTCACTTATCTTGGCTTATTGAGTCATGTTGGATTTCTGGCCCAGTGATgtgttcagttttcagttttgtgACTTTTCAGGCACCAACCGTGTCTGTTCATACTGTGGCTCTGATAGCAGTTGATCGCTTTTTGGCTTTAAGCTCTCCTTTTCTTTACTCTGAAAAGATCTCACCCACTGTCACCTGCATAGCAACTCTATTTAACTGGCTGTTTTCACTACTTTATAACTTTACTCTTCTTTACGTTAATAACTTCACTGATGTCATGTGTCCAGGAGAATGTATTTATATCGTAGATGAGGTTTCATCCCTCGTTGACCTCATAGTTGTGTTTCTTATGCCTTGTAcacttattataatattatacactcATGTTTTTGTCATTGCTAAAAAACATGTGACTGCCATAAGAGCTCTTCAGATTCACAACAGAACAGAATCCTCCAAAAACAGAGTCAGTGACAAATCAGAGCTAAAAGCCGCATTAGCACTCGGGATTCTGGTTTTTGTGTTTCTCCTGTGTTTACTGCcgtattatattttttctttaacaaattttttaaaaaatgactcATTTTCTAATCTTATCAACAGTGTTTTGGTTCTCTTTTACCTTAATTCCTCCATCAATCCACTTCTCTATGCTCTGTTGTACCCTTGGTTTAAGAAAAGTGTTAAgataattattacttttaaaatattgaacACAGACTCCTCTCTGATGAATGTCCTTTCATTAAACTCTTAA
- the LOC127938950 gene encoding trace amine-associated receptor 7e-like, translating to MNLTAMNQSDVCQEYLCPERSVSFSVYVILYAAAAAVSLLTVCGNLLVIISVSHFKQLHTPANILILSLAVSDLLVGVFVMPFHLSWLIESCWISGPVMCSVFSSVTFQATSVSVHTVALIAVDRFLALSSPFLYSEKISTAVICIATIFNWLFSLLYNFTLLYVNGKFTDVTCPGECLYIVDEVSSLIDLIVVFLMPCTLIIILYSHVFVIAKRHATAIRSLQIHNRTESSKNRVSDKSERKAALALGILVFVFLLCLLPYYIFSLTNFLKDDSFSYLINSVLVLFYLNSSINPLLYALLYPWFKKSVKIIITFKVLNTDSSLMNVLSLSS from the coding sequence ATGAATCTTACAGCAATGAACCAAAGCGATGTCTGTCAGGAATATTTGTGTCCAGAGAGAtctgtttctttttctgtctATGTGATTCTGTATGCGGCTGCAGCAGCTGTGTCTCTTCTGACCGTGTGTGGAAACCTGCTGGTCATCATCTCTGTTAGTCACTTCAAGCAGCTCCACACACCTGCGAACATCCTCATCCTCTCTTTGGCTGTGTCTGATCTTCTGGTGGGAGTTTTTGTGATGCCCTTTCACTTATCTTGGCTTATTGAGTCATGTTGGATTTCTGGTCCAGTGATGTGTTCAGTTTTCAGTTCTGTGACTTTTCAGGCAACAAGCGTGTCTGTTCATACTGTGGCTCTGATAGCAGTTGATCGCTTTTTGGCTTTAAGCTCTCCTTTTCTTTACTCTGAGAAGATCTCAACTGCTGTGATCTGCATAGCAACTATATTTAACTGGCTGTTTTCACTCCTTTATAACTTTACTCTTCTTTATGTTAATGGAAAATTCACTGATGTCACGTGTCCAGGAGAATGTCTTTATATCGTAGATGAGGTTTCATCCCTCATTGACCTCATAGTTGTGTTTCTTATGCCTTGTAcactcattataatattatattctcATGTTTTTGTCATTGCTAAGAGACATGCGACTGCTATAAGATCTCTTCAGATTCACAACAGAACAGAATCCtccaaaaatagagtcagtgaCAAATCAGAGCGAAAAGCCGCATTAGCACTCGGGATTCTGGTTTTTGTGTTTCTCCTGTGTTTACTgccatattatatattttctttaacaaATTTCTTAAAAGATGACTCATTTTCTTATCTTATCAACAGTGTTTTGGTTCTCTTTTACCTTAATTCCTCCATCAATCCACTTCTCTATGCTCTGTTGTACCCTTGGTTTAAGAAAAGTGTTAAGATAATTATCACTTTTAAAGTATTGAACACAGACTCCTCTCTGATGAATGTTCTGTCATTAAGCtcttaa